The Diospyros lotus cultivar Yz01 chromosome 15, ASM1463336v1, whole genome shotgun sequence genome has a window encoding:
- the LOC127792203 gene encoding cysteine-rich repeat secretory protein 38-like — protein MSSSSTSSSALLLLSFSLLLQIAIGASPLFHICSTSETFTAASTYASNLNKLIGSLTFRAPFTGFGAASVGFKHDRANGIALCRGDANATTCKTCVAEAGGEIRQRCAQQKQAIIWYDNCLLKYSNTDFFRKIDEQNKFYMWNLRNVSHPASFNRKVKDLLVELAEKAHVERRMYAAGDSQLGGSKKLYGLVQCTRDLSSIDCKKCLDGAIDELPSCCNGKEGGRVVGGSCNIRYEIYPFVSSA, from the exons atgtcttcttcttcaacctcttcCTCTGCTCTCCTtctcctctccttctctctcctcctccaAATCGCCATTGGAGCCTCCCCCCTCTTCCACATCTGCTCCACCTCTGAAACTTTCACTGCAGCCAGCACTTATGCCTCAAACCTGAACAAACTCATTGGCTCCCTCACCTTCAGAGCTCCATTTACTGGGTTCGGAGCCGCCTCTGTCGGGTTCAAGCACGACCGAGCCAACGGTATCGCTCTCTGTCGAGGTGACGCCAATGCCACCACTTGCAAAACCTGCGTCGCCGAGGCAGGCGGCGAGATTCGCCAGCGCTGCGCGCAGCAAAAACAGGCGATCATATG GTACGACAACTGTCTCTTGAAGTACTCGAACACAGATTTCTTCAGAAAGATTGACGAGCAAAACAAGTTCTACATGTGGAACTTGAGAAATGTGAGCCATCCAGCTTCGTTTAATCGGAAGGTTAAAGATCTGCTGGTTGAACTAGCGGAGAAAGCTCATGTTGAGCGGAGAATGTACGCTGCCGGGGATTCACAGCTCGGCGGGTCAAAGAAGCTGTACGGACTGGTTCAGTGCACTAGAGACCTTTCCTCCATTGATTGCAAGAAGTGTCTGGATGGCGCCATTGATGAGCTTCCCAGCTGCTGCAACGGGAAAGAAGGAGGGAGAGTTGTTGGTGGAAGCTGCAACATCCGCTATGAGATTTATCCGTTCGTCTCTAGTGCTTAG
- the LOC127791833 gene encoding uncharacterized protein LOC127791833, with protein MQLPHQSSSSSSRLINLILISSSLCIVYFFLSLVFLHGSNSKFEDSSSPEAVLPSTSIEHVVFGIASNRNSWHKRKDYVKLWWRPDQMRGCVFLEGMAPSDNDTGLLPPVCVSEDTSRFRYTYRGGLRSAIRVARVVAETVALNHSNVRWFVFGDDDTFFFPENLVKTLSKYDHELWHYVGTNSEIIMQNKFFSYDMAFGGAGFALSYPLAKVLAKVFDSCLDRYPHLYGSDGRVHACISELGIGLKHEPGFHQMDVRGNIFGLLAAHPNAPLVSLHHLDHTHPIFPKKTTAEALEHLQEASMADPHRLLQQTVCYDQWFSWTVSVSWGYAVQVYDRHMFLPDILRAEQTFSSWKRGQVLAQSFAFDIREPHPDPCRRATVFFFEKADSGRDGIRSSYRRMVSDNCTFDMTSPKRLEEIRVFSHRLHLDIKQLQAPRRHCCNVLPSSAGKVMEISIRECAEEELIHMHP; from the exons GGCTCCAACTCCAAGTTTGAAGATTCATCGTCGCCGGAGGCCGTGCTGCCTTCAACTTCCATCGAGCATGTCGTCTTCGGCATAGCTTCCAACCGGAATTCTTGGCATAAGAGGAAGGACTATGTCAAGCTCTGGTGGAGGCCGGACCAAATGCGGGGCTGCGTGTTCCTGGAAGGCATGGCTCCATCCGATAACGACACCGGACTGCTCCCCCCGGTGTGCGTGTCCGAGGACACGAGCCGGTTCCGGTACACGTATCGGGGCGGCCTCCGGTCGGCGATCCGGGTGGCTCGGGTGGTGGCGGAGACGGTGGCGCTCAACCACTCGAACGTCCGGTGGTTCGTTTTCGGCGACGACGACACATTCTTCTTCCCGGAGAACTTGGTGAAGACACTGTCCAAGTATGATCATGAGCTTTGGCACTACGTCGGGACCAATTCGGAGATCATCATGCAGAACAAGTTCTTCTCTTACGACATGGCGTTTGGAGGGGCTGGCTTTGCTCTAAGCTACCCGCTGGCCAAGGTTCTGGCCAAGGTCTTTGATTCGTGCTTGGACAGATACCCACATCTCTATGGAAGTGATGGCAGAGTCCATGCCTGCATTTCAGAGCTTGGCATTGGATTAAAACACGAGCCTGGTTTCCATCAG ATGGACGTTCGAGGAAACATCTTTGGCTTGCTGGCGGCTCATCCGAACGCTCCACTGGTCTCTCTGCACCACTTAGATCACACCCATCCAATCTTCCCCAAGAAGACAACCGCCGAAGCTTTGGAGCACCTTCAAGAAGCTTCAATGGCGGATCCTCACAGGCTCTTACAGCAAACAGTCTGCTACGACCAGTGGTTCTCGTGGACGGTCTCCGTCTCGTGGGGCTACGCAGTCCAAGTCTACGACCGTCACATGTTCCTGCCGGACATTCTCCGCGCCGAGCAGACGTTCAGCTCGTGGAAGCGCGGCCAGGTCCTGGCTCAATCGTTCGCGTTCGACATCAGGGAGCCTCACCCGGACCCTTGCCGAAGGGCCACGGTCTTCTTCTTCGAGAAGGCGGATTCCGGCCGAGATGGAATACGGAGTAGTTACAGAAGGATGGTTTCCGACAACTGCACATTCGACATGACTTCGCCCAAGAGGCTTGAGGAAATCCGAGTGTTCTCGCATAGGCTGCATCTCGATATCAAACAG TTGCAGGCACCGAGGCGGCATTGTTGCAACGTGCTGCCATCTTCAGCAGGGAAAGTGATGGAAATTAGCATCAGAGAGTGCGCAGAAGAGGAGCTCATTCACATGCATCCATAG